The following proteins are encoded in a genomic region of Glycine soja cultivar W05 chromosome 17, ASM419377v2, whole genome shotgun sequence:
- the LOC114393576 gene encoding uncharacterized protein LOC114393576 has protein sequence MFDLLKDVIKEVGPQNVVITDNAPVCKAAGLLIEAEFPHIFWTPCVVHTLNLGVKNICAAKNVDGNENVFNEYGWIAKVIGDASFIKVFIMTHSMGLAIFNEFSSLKLLSIAETRFASMIVMLKRFKLLKRCLQNMVISDQWNSYREDDVRKAAHVKELILNDIWWDKVDYILYFMDPIYSMIRICDTDASNLHLVYEMWDSMIEKVKTTIYRHDEVLENEVSSFFEVIHEILNSRWSKSCNPLHCLAHSLNPRYYSDNWLNEVPNRVPPHRDDELSSQRNKCLKRYFPHVNVRTKVYEEFSKFSSCAGDFGSFDSIEDRWALDPKTWWVMHGSSTPILQKVCFKASSAAMFFLMLLLSRKEEGYKKGETRLWDINGDVHDSLDDSAGILEMADLSLDEPDLEAMLFLDDGNGGEENETIRV, from the exons ATGTTTGACTTATTAAAGGATGTAATCAAGGAGGTAGGGCCACAAAATGTAGTCATAACTGATAATGCTCCTGTTTGTAAGGCAGCTGGGTTATTGATAGAAGCTGAATTTCCTCATATTTTTTGGACCCCTTGTGTGGTTCATACTTTGAATCTTGGAGTGAAAAACATTTGTGCTGCAAAGAATGTTGATGGTAATGAGAATGTCTTCAATGAATATGGGTGGATTGCTAAAGTAattggtgatgcttcttttatCAAGGTTTTCATCATGACTCATTCAATGGGATTAGCAATTtttaatgagttttcttctcttaAATTGCTTTCAATTGCTGAAACTCGTTTTGCCTCTATGATAGTCATgttaaaaagatttaaattgtTGAAACGTTGTTTGCAAAATATGGTCATTAGTGATCAATGGAATAGTTATAGAGAAGATGATGTCAGAAAAGCTGCACATGTAAAAGAGTTGATTTTGAATGATATATGGTGGGATAAAGTCGATTACATCCTTTATTTCATGGATCCTATATATAGCATGATTAGAATATGTGATACCGATGCTTCTAATCTTCACTTAGTGTATGAAATGTGGGATTCTATGATAGAAAAGGTGAAGACAACCATCTATAGGCATGATGAAGTGCTAGAAAATGAagtttctagtttctttgaagTTATTCATGAAATACTTAATTCTAGGTGGAGTAAGAGTTGTAATCCACTTCATTGCTTAGCTCATTCTCTAAATCCaag gtacTATAGTGATAATTGGCTTAATGAGGTTCCAAATAGGGTTCCTCCTCATAGAGATGATGAACTTTCTAGCCAAAGGAATAAATGTCTTAAGAGATATTTTCCACATGTTAATGTTAGGACAAAAGTTTATGAAGAATTCTCTAAATTCTCATCTTGTGCGGGTGACTTTGGTTCATTTGATTCAATTGAGGATAGATGGGCATTAGATCCAAAAACTTGGTGGGTGATGCATGGATCCTCTACACCTATACTCCAAAAGGTTTGCTTTAAAGCTTCTAGTGCAGCCATGTTCTTCCTCATGCT GCTTTTGTCTAGAAAAGAGGAAGGGTATAAAAAAGGAGAGACAAGATTGTGGGACATTAATGGAGATGTACATGATTCACTTGATGATAGTGCtggaattcttgaaatggcagATTTATCTCTTGATGAGCCAGATTTAGAAGCTATGCTTTTCTTAGATGATGGCAATggaggagaagaaaatgaaacaattagaGTTTGA
- the LOC114392916 gene encoding expansin-like B1: MEFGFRHQLGLVCVILLFPALCNCQEYFTKSRATYYGTPDGFGTPTGACGFGEFGRLMDGYGGRVAGVSGLWRNGAGCGTCYQVKCLMPKLCDVNGVTLVATDYGQGDRTDFIMSPSAFSRLGVNKIASEEIKKKGTVDIEFKRVPCKYTGNVLFHVQQTSSNPGYLAVVILNVNGKYDVTAVEMWQKSQQRWVPLRRSYGAVFDFANPPSGEILLRFKVGSNWKLPKIPIPAYWKPGATYDTKVQVY; this comes from the exons ATGGAGTTCGGTTTTAGGCACCAACTTGGGCTTGTTTGTGTGATATTGCTGTTCCCTGCACTATGTAACTGCCAGGAATATTTCACCAAATCAAGAGCAACCTATTATGGTACCCCTGATGGCTTCGGGACTCCAA cGGGAGCTTGTGGCTTTGGCGAATTTGGAAGGTTGATGGATGGGTATGGTGGAAGAGTCGCTGGGGTGTCAGGGCTATGGAGGAATGGAGCTGGCTGTGGTACATGTTATCAG GTAAAGTGCCTAATGCCAAAATTATGCGATGTGAATGGAGTAACGCTGGTGGCAACAGACTACGGTCAGGGAGACAGAACAGACTTCATCATGAGCCCAAGCGCCTTCTCAAGATTGGGAGTTAATAAAATTGCATCCGAAGAGATTAAGAAAAAAGGCACAGtggatattgaattcaaaaGGGTTCCCTGTAAATACACCGGAAATGTCTTGTTTCATGTCCAGCAAACTAGCAGCAACCCTGGTTACTTGGCTGTCGTCATTCTCAATGTAAACGGAAAATACGACGTCACTGCTGTTGAAATGTGGCAG AAGAGTCAACAACGATGGGTCCCACTACGCAGGTCCTATGGGGCAGTGTTTGACTTTGCTAACCCACCCAGTGGTGAAATCCTCTTGAGGTTTAAAGTGGGTTCTAATTGGAAGCTGCCGAAGATCCCTATCCCTGCTTATTGGAAGCCTGGTGCTACTTATGACACCAAAGTTCAGGTTtattag
- the LOC114392387 gene encoding expansin-like B1, whose protein sequence is MELSFKHQLGLVCVIMLFPALCFCQEYTKSRATFYGTSDGYGTPTGACGFGEYGRAMNWYDGRVAGVSDLWRNGAGCGTCYQVRCLVPELCDTNGAYLVATDQGYGDRTDFVMSPRAFLKLGRDEYSSEELKKYGTVDIEYKRVPCTYTGNVLFHIKETSTNPGYFALVILNVNGIHDVTAVELYQMGQWKSLNRNYGAVFDFPNPPSGEIRLRFRVSGMSDWVDPMIVIPSNWQPGNTYATKVQLK, encoded by the exons ATGGAGCTTAGTTTTAAGCACCAACTTGGCCTTGTTTGTGTCATAATGCTCTTTCCTGCACTGTGTTTCTGCCAGGAATATACTAAATCCAGAGCAACCTTTTATGGTACCTCTGATGGCTATGGGACTCCAA CCGGAGCTTGTGGCTTTGGTGAATATGGAAGAGCGATGAATTGGTATGATGGAAGAGTCGCAGGGGTGTCTGATCTATGGAGGAATGGAGCTGGCTGTGGAACATGTTATCAG gTAAGGTGCCTAGTACCAGAATTATGTGATACGAATGGAGCATACCTGGTGGCAACAGACCAAGGTTATGGAGACAGAACAGACTTTGTCATGAGCCCACGCGCCTTCTTGAAATTGGGACGTGATGAATATTCATCTGAAGAGCTTAAGAAATACGGCACAGTGGATATTGAATACAAAAGGGTTCCATGCACATACACCGGCAATGTCTTGTTCCACATCAAGGAAACTAGCACCAACCCTGGTTACTTTGCTTTGGTCATTCTCAATGTAAATGGAATACACGACGTCACTGCTGTTGAATTGTATCAG ATGGGACAATGGAAGTCACTTAACAGGAACTATGGAGCAGTGTTTGACTTTCCTAACCCACCAAGTGGCGAAATCCGGTTAAGGTTTAGGGTGAGTGGCATGTCTGATTGGGTGGACCCCATGATTGTCATACCCAGTAACTGGCAGCCTGGAAATACTTATGCCACCAAGGTTCAGCTTAAATAG
- the LOC114393578 gene encoding uncharacterized protein LOC114393578 — protein MPLYTKFLKDLLTKKRKYIYSETIMLGGKAFIDLGASINLMPLSMCRRIGNLKIDPTRMTLQIADRSITRPFGVVEDVLVKVRHFTFLVKFVIMDIEEDEEILLILG, from the exons ATGCCACTGTACACAAAGTTCCTAAAGGACCTCCtcacaaaaaagagaaagtacATCTACAGTGAAACCATCATGTTGGGAG GTAAGGCTTTTATTGACTTAGGAGCAAGTATCAATCTGATGCCACTTTCCATGTGCAGGAGAATAGGGAACTTGAAGATTGACCCTACAAGGATGACACTACAGATAGCAGACCGCTCCATCACAAGACCATTCGGGGTGGTAGAAGACGTCCTAGTCAAAGTTCGCCACTTCACTTTTTTGGTGAAATTTGTAATCATGGacattgaagaagatgaagagatTCTTTTGATCCTGGGGTGA